One stretch of Euphorbia lathyris chromosome 7, ddEupLath1.1, whole genome shotgun sequence DNA includes these proteins:
- the LOC136201476 gene encoding small ribosomal subunit protein eS24z-like, with amino-acid sequence MADKAVTIRTRKFMTNRLLSRKQFIIDVLHPGRANVSKAELKEKLATLYEVKDTNAIFVFKFRTHFGGGKSSGFGLIYDSVDNAKKFEPKYRLIRNGLDTKVEKSRKQMKERKNRAKKIRGVKKTKAGDAAKAGKKK; translated from the exons ATGGCGGACAAGGCAGTAACCATTCGAACGAGGAAGTTCATGACCAACCGCCTCCTATCTAGGAAGCAATTC ATCATTGATGTTCTTCACCCTGGTAGAGCCAATGTTTCCAAG GCAGAACTGAAGGAAAAGCTAGCTACCTTGTACGAGGTGAAGGATACAAATGCAATTTTTGTATTCAAGTTCAGGACTCATTTTGGAGGTGGAAAATCCTCCGGTTTTGGTCTGATATATGATTCCGTTGACAATGCAAAGAAGTTCGAGCCAAAATACAGACTCATCAGG AACGGTCTTGATACTAAGGTTGAGAAGTCTAGGAAACAGATGAAGGAGCGAAAGAACAGGGCAAAGAAGATCCGAGGAGTAAAGAAG ACAAAGGCTGGGGATGCTGCTAAAGCAGGAAAGAAGAAATGA